From Aptenodytes patagonicus chromosome 1, bAptPat1.pri.cur, whole genome shotgun sequence, one genomic window encodes:
- the LOC143165420 gene encoding galactosylgalactosylxylosylprotein 3-beta-glucuronosyltransferase 1-like isoform X1 — protein MLRRRNLLTTLLIALPWALLLTLWHQYPTTRYLSLLRKETDENVTSKALLNGTSALKEEGLPSCIRQQQSIGATPKIIQNYVYSRPPPWSDTLPTIFVITPTYTRPVQKAELTRLANTFLHVQNLHWVVVEDSPRRTNLVSNLLEKAGLNFTHLNVETPKSLKLGLSWIPSHTPRGTLQRNLGLHWLRDSFSNTAPPEGVVYFADDDNTYSLELFEEMRYTRRVSVWPVAFVGGLRYESPKVSPAGKVVGWKTVFDPNRPFAIDMAGFAISIKLILEKPQASFKLEGVKGGYQETSLLKDLVTMDGLEPKAANCTKVLVWHTRTERPTLVNEGKRGFTDPRVEV, from the exons ATGCTGAGGAGACGTAACCTTCTTACCACGCTCCTGATCGCCTTGCCATGGGCTCTTCTCCTAACGTTGTGGCACCAGTACCCAACCACCCGCTACCTCAGCCTGCTGAGAA AAGAGACAGATGAGAACGTGACCTCTAAAGCTCTCCTCAATGGTACCTCTGCACTGAAAGAAGAAGGCCTCCCATCATGCATTCGGCAGCAGCAAAGCATAGGGGCAACGCCTAAAATCATCCAGAATTATGTGTACTCCAGGCCTCCCCCATGGTCAGACACCCTGCCGACCATCTTCGTTATCACCCCTACCTACACCCGGCCAGTGCAAAAAGCTGAGCTGACCCGTCTGGCCAACACCTTCCTACATGTACAGAACCTGCACTGGGTGGTGGTGGAGGACTCGCCCCGGAGGACCAACCTGGTATCCAACCTGCTGGAGAAGGCAGGGCTCAATTTCACTCACCTTAATGTGGAGACACCCAAGAGTCTGAAGCTGGGGCTGTCCTGGATCCCATCCCACACCCCAAGGGGGACACTACAGAGGAACCTGGGGCTGCACTGGCTGAGGGACAGCTTCAGCAACACCGCACCACCAGAAGGGGTAGTGTATTTTGCCGATGATGATAACACCTACAGCCTGGAGCTCTTTGAAGAG ATGCGCTACACAAGGAGGGTGTCAGTCTGGCCAGTGGCTTTCGTTGGGGGGCTGCGGTATGAATCCCCAAAAGTGAGCCCAGCAGGGAAGGTGGTGGGCTGGAAAACTGTCTTTGACCCTAACCGGCCCTTTGCTATTGACATGGCTGGATTTGCTATCAGCATCAAGCTGATCTTGGAGAAGCCTCAGGCCAGTTTCAAGCTGGAGGGAGTTAAAGGAGGCTACCAGGAAACCAGTCTGCTGAAGGATCTAGTGACTATGGACGGGCTGGAGCCCAAAGCAGCCAACTGCACAAAG GTGTTGGTCTGGCACACAAGAACTGAGAGGCCCACTCTGGTTAACGAAGGCAAGCGTGGATTTACAGACCCCAGAGTAGAGGTGTAA
- the LOC143165420 gene encoding galactosylgalactosylxylosylprotein 3-beta-glucuronosyltransferase 1-like isoform X2, producing MLRRRNLLTTLLIALPWALLLTLWHQYPTTRYLSLLRKTDENVTSKALLNGTSALKEEGLPSCIRQQQSIGATPKIIQNYVYSRPPPWSDTLPTIFVITPTYTRPVQKAELTRLANTFLHVQNLHWVVVEDSPRRTNLVSNLLEKAGLNFTHLNVETPKSLKLGLSWIPSHTPRGTLQRNLGLHWLRDSFSNTAPPEGVVYFADDDNTYSLELFEEMRYTRRVSVWPVAFVGGLRYESPKVSPAGKVVGWKTVFDPNRPFAIDMAGFAISIKLILEKPQASFKLEGVKGGYQETSLLKDLVTMDGLEPKAANCTKVLVWHTRTERPTLVNEGKRGFTDPRVEV from the exons ATGCTGAGGAGACGTAACCTTCTTACCACGCTCCTGATCGCCTTGCCATGGGCTCTTCTCCTAACGTTGTGGCACCAGTACCCAACCACCCGCTACCTCAGCCTGCTGAGAA AGACAGATGAGAACGTGACCTCTAAAGCTCTCCTCAATGGTACCTCTGCACTGAAAGAAGAAGGCCTCCCATCATGCATTCGGCAGCAGCAAAGCATAGGGGCAACGCCTAAAATCATCCAGAATTATGTGTACTCCAGGCCTCCCCCATGGTCAGACACCCTGCCGACCATCTTCGTTATCACCCCTACCTACACCCGGCCAGTGCAAAAAGCTGAGCTGACCCGTCTGGCCAACACCTTCCTACATGTACAGAACCTGCACTGGGTGGTGGTGGAGGACTCGCCCCGGAGGACCAACCTGGTATCCAACCTGCTGGAGAAGGCAGGGCTCAATTTCACTCACCTTAATGTGGAGACACCCAAGAGTCTGAAGCTGGGGCTGTCCTGGATCCCATCCCACACCCCAAGGGGGACACTACAGAGGAACCTGGGGCTGCACTGGCTGAGGGACAGCTTCAGCAACACCGCACCACCAGAAGGGGTAGTGTATTTTGCCGATGATGATAACACCTACAGCCTGGAGCTCTTTGAAGAG ATGCGCTACACAAGGAGGGTGTCAGTCTGGCCAGTGGCTTTCGTTGGGGGGCTGCGGTATGAATCCCCAAAAGTGAGCCCAGCAGGGAAGGTGGTGGGCTGGAAAACTGTCTTTGACCCTAACCGGCCCTTTGCTATTGACATGGCTGGATTTGCTATCAGCATCAAGCTGATCTTGGAGAAGCCTCAGGCCAGTTTCAAGCTGGAGGGAGTTAAAGGAGGCTACCAGGAAACCAGTCTGCTGAAGGATCTAGTGACTATGGACGGGCTGGAGCCCAAAGCAGCCAACTGCACAAAG GTGTTGGTCTGGCACACAAGAACTGAGAGGCCCACTCTGGTTAACGAAGGCAAGCGTGGATTTACAGACCCCAGAGTAGAGGTGTAA